A part of Rhopalosiphum maidis isolate BTI-1 chromosome 3, ASM367621v3, whole genome shotgun sequence genomic DNA contains:
- the LOC113559031 gene encoding uncharacterized protein LOC113559031 → MWHKDDELHRPQQRWSSHHCTRIQHHLHHYENNGIETHTSGNGFIDVGNHQDHIYYPFSYFMVNDDVQEQEHHHYTFPQILMSRPPPPPTPEPSSLPSLMLSSPPLPDSYYVRQPFTPMMQQPQQPSLLPPAPESSFTVGCNTIQQQFQQRINYYDYNERNSEEAATKMLKNDSPSSCLSRLHLGERTIDNSMKSTVIFDNKNTHQQQTSNNNNRLSVQANEIKTQFEITLDDDKVVDVCKRTILAALNKVIVDNYESALYKLRKTIRILDVLMFNEGGSRIGIAKIDTVGPWLETLKDMERRITQNQQDLHNNGNHDIDNNAITRTEDGYPKQLRQLSNNRSSKNKNSNNENSGHLYHFWWKSNLRRYRTTGKIVVEQHGFNTNLRRYRRNN, encoded by the exons ATGTGGCACAAAGACGATGAACTCCATCGGCCGCAGCAACGTTGGTCGAGCCATCACTGTACACGAATCCAGCACCACCTACACCACTACGAAAATAATG GAATCGAAACGCACACGTCGGGAAATGGTTTTATCGATGTTGGCAATCATCAAGATCACATATACTAtccattttcttattttatggtCAACGATGACGTTCAAGAACAAGAACAtcatcattatacatttccTCAAATTCTGATGAGTCgtccaccaccaccaccaacaCCAGAACCATCATCTCTGCCATCGTTGATGTTATCTTCGCCACCTCTACCAGACTCTTATTATGTTCGCCAGCCATTTACACCCATGATGCAGCAACCCCAACAGCCATCACTTCTACCACCAGCACCAGAATCATCATTTACAGTTGGCTGCAATACCATTCAGCAACAATTCCAGcaacgtataaattattacgacTACAATG AAAGAAACTCCGAGGAAGCTGCcactaaaatgttaaaaaatgattcGCCTTCGTCGTGTTTAAGTCGACTACATCTAGGAGAAAGGACTATTGACAACAGTATGAAGTCAACCgtcatatttgataataaaaacacgCATCAACAACAAacatcaaataataacaatagattGTCAGTA CAAgcaaacgaaataaaaacacaGTTTGAGATCACACTGGACGACGATAAAGTAGTGGACGTGTGCAAACGGACTATATTGGCTGCTTTAAATAAAGTCATAGTCG ACAATTATGAATCTGCTTTGTACAAATTACGTAAGACTATTAGAATATTGGACGTATTGATGTTTAACGAAGGGGGCAGCAGGATCGGGATTGCCAAAATCGATACTGTCGGGCCATGGTTGGAAACATTGAAAGATATGGAACGAAGAATAACACAAAATCAACAGGACTTACACAATAATGGCAATCACGATATCG ataataatgcaataacaAGAACAGAAGACGGCTATCCCAAGCAACTAAGACAACTATCCAATAACAGgagcagtaaaaataaaaacagtaataatgAAAACAGTGGTCATTTATATCACTTTTGGTGGAAATCAAACTTAAGACGTTATCGAACTACAGGAAAAATTGTTGTAGAGCAACATGGATTCAATACCAACCTTCGTCGATACCGAAGAAACaattaa